Part of the Benincasa hispida cultivar B227 chromosome 11, ASM972705v1, whole genome shotgun sequence genome, GATTCAAAATAATCCACCTAAAACAGGATTTATGATTATTAAGTTTTATAACCCTAAAATTCTGGTTTCAAAACAGGGGGACAACAGAActgctaaaaaaaaataagcaaagcgtgaaaacaaaaattttagttTCTATTAGGATGTTTAAAAAACCCGATGACCTGAAAAAATCGATTAACCCAACTCAATCCATACAGTTTGGGTCGGATTATCAATtcatttgagttgggttgggttcaaataaatgaaaactatgtgggttggattggttcatAGATTCACCtaaataacccaaaccaacccgaacttaTCATTAACttaaaactgttttttttttttttttacttatggtacaattatatatacatttattttatagtttcatttaattcttttatgtTCTAGATAttttattctccaacaactattaaaaatagttatttaGCACCCTGGAAAGaaatttttcattatataaattgaaattgagtttttaattttagttaaatatatgaaaataattaaatcaaatttttacatattaacattttactttttttttttggaaaaatatttaaataaatgattcgAATAACTCGAACTAACCCAATCTAAATATTTCATAgttgaattgggttgggttcattttttaataagagttatttgaatcgaagaaatttagaaatcaaataattGAATTAGATCTAAAAAGTCCTTTAACCCTAATTCAATTCAATCTACAAACATCGTTGGTAGTGTTCAAATGCACCAGTAAAATAAATTAGTAGGACCCACCACCAAATTGTATATCTCAATCCCGTACATATcagtctcatttttctcttaaatCTCTATGAATCTCATTCTTATTCCTGATTCTATGGTCCATTACATTTTCATTGGTTACTTTACATTTCTATCACCCCTGTCATCTacaaataattttcatatagtctttttattaattatatatatatactctctTTTTGTCTCTTTTATTTTCCCAATTAATATGTTTTCTTCTAACAAAAAGAAAACCCCCCATTCTTTCGTTATatctaattctttaaaaaatgaattaagtTTCTATTTCATTTGTTAAAGAGTTCcgattattaattattttgtttattagagaaatgATTAGCAATAAAAAAGatgaattaattatcattattattactatttaattaaaaattgcaTTGACacattatttagttttaaatatatctCAAATTTCTTTCTAGGAAACAATAACATCTATGAAGTACAAACACAAATATAGATATGAGATACGGATATAATAGGATATGACGATACgccaatttagaaaaaaaaaaaaaacaaggatactgattacatatttttttcttaaaaaaatctaaaatatagataaatttagcatacaagttaatgacaatagtataaaatacaatacaaacactaaaataaaatacaaaacgTAATATCTAAGGTGTTGAAGTAAAATAGTCAATAAAATTCAATAGAAAATTGATTCATATTGATccgagaagaaagaagaagaaggttagAGGGAGAAATATGGATATAAACGAAGAActttttcattgaattgttgaagatattcaaGTAGATTATATTTTGATGGATTTTGTGAAGActcaaatatgaagatgaagattagatgagttgcttatattttttctttaaaaaaaggtaagcataaaaatatatacgtcaaatcgcgtgttagatatatatttaaaagtatCAATATCTAATATGTGTCTAATACGAATTTTTTACCTCACATATATTTGTACGTGATAGAATAAGGTTGAATAGATTTGATTTATTCCAACTCGTCCATGAGACCTtaaatcttttatatatattctttttaatttatatattaaaaattaaattaaactcgTCTTGTGAAGTAATGTTTGGGCAAGTTGATTTACAGATGCCTATTTAAACTGCGCATTTCACCCATTTCTCCTCCTCTTTACATTGTGAGTAGTATTTTACAGCTTCTCAAATGGCGACTTCCTCTCCGCCTAAACCTTCCACCAATTCCATAAATTACCTTTCTCCTAATTACCCATCTCGTCTTTCAACCAAAAAACCCAACCTCGTCAACTTTTCAACAACCCATTCCGTATTTCAATCCAAATGGAGGATTCAGCTGGGGTTTGATCGGTTACGAGTGGCCGGAGAGAGAAGAGCATCGGCGGCGGTGGTTCGCTGCACGGCGGAGGGGATCGAGAGAAGCATTCCCTTTGGCCGGAGATCAATCGGATCCACCGCTGAAGACCGAGCCGCTGCCGCTGGAATTGGATTCGGCTTGCCGGAGAGGTTTAAAGTTGTTGCGTTAACAGCATTCGTCATGTGTCTTTGTAATGCTGATAGAGTTGTTATGTCGGTTGCGATTGTTCCTCTTGCTGCTAAATATGGCTGGTCTAGTTCCTTCCTCGGCATCGTTcaggtgaaaaaaaaaaaaaaacaacaaatgaaACTCTACTCGATTCTTCCTTCTATTGTTTTGTTCTGCAATCAATCAGGCGATTTCAGCTGGCTATTTAATCAATatgatttgtttaatttgacttactgtttttctaaatttatcTCTTTCTCGCCATGTATAGAATAGAACCACAAAAGCACAAACAGCAACTGTTTTTGTTTTAAGATTGTTTGATGTGTTCTCGTTGTAAACGTGTATAATTGTTAAATCACTCATTAATTCGAAAGTCTAAGCTGATGGGTTGtgctaaattttattatatcacTTCCTCAACAATAATGCAAGCTGATGTGTGTTGTCGGCTATGGGGTTTGGAAATTTCTCATTTACTGAGAGGTGGTGGTTGAGGAATGAGGATTTGTACTATAAGGCTGTGATCGAGTTTGCTTTCAAGTTTGACCCGGCTGCCTTGGCCTCCCCGTCGCGTCCCTAGAATTACAGTAATCTGTGGAAGGGGTGAAACCTTAAACGTGAAAATGAAACCAGGAAGAACAGTTCTTATCTTTTACTCGTAAGTCATACCAACCCCCTCACTCAAGCAAGTTGCTTCCCCAAGTGCTCTGGTTTGGCCCACAGGAACTTTTAATTTGGCCATTTGGGCCTTCTTTCATTTCTTAGGCCCAAGTTCCCAACCAAACCCCAATCATGTAATAGCTATAGCTTGAAGAataggaaaagggaaaaagttAAACCTTTTTGAGTTTGAACTTTCAAGTTGTGTTTTTGTAGCTTCCTTAATTCTCTGAACATTAGGAACAATTGAGTGTTGATTTGACAGAGTTAATGGTaatgacacaaaattgaaagttaactACCCTATTAGAAACTTCTTAAAATACATGGATCATGGATCAGGTGTATATAGCTTATTAGAAGTAGGCCTACATAAATACAATCTGAAAGTTGGTGAACCAAACTTGTAATTTAGTAAGAAGAacatttgttgttatttttggATATTTAAAAGCTGAAATTTGTAAACGTTGTTTTGTTGAAGTCATCATTTCTATGGGGATACATATTCTCATCGGTGGTTGGAGGAGCATTGGTTGACAGATATGGAGGAAAACGAGTGATGGCTTGGGGAGTGGCCCTTTGGTCTCTTGCTACTCTTCTTACTCCTTTGGCCGCCAACCACTCAACAACCAGTCTCTTGGCCGTTCGTGCTTTCTTTGGACTTGCTGAAGGTGTTGCTTTGCCATCTATGAGTACCCTCTTGTCAAGGTCACACCCTATTTCACCAACCATAAAAAATGATTCTTTGTGATTAGACTCCAATTCTCCAACTTAACTTTGAAAGTCGTGTTTGATCAGGTGGTTTCCGAGCCATGAACGAGCAAGGGCAGTTGGGATGTCAATGGCTGGTTTTCATCTTGGCAATGTTGTAGGATTGCTATTAACCCCCATCATGCTATCGTCCATTGGAGTCACCGGCCCGTTCTTGTTATTCTCATCACTTGGACTTGTCTGGTTGATGTCTTGGATTCCGGGAGTCACGAATAACCCCAGAGAGAGTCAAAATATCAGCACATTGGAGTTGAGATTAATCGAAGCTGGGAAAGTCGATTCTTCTCATCATAATGCCACGCACCTACCTCTTAGCCGCCTTCTGTCCAAGTTGCCAACATGGGCTATTATATTCGCCAATATGACTAATAATTGGGTGAgtttttacttattttgtgtttGAATTGAGTTGCTGATTCATGTATTAACTCTTGAAGTTGTTGGTTTGTATAATAGGGATATTTTGTTCTTCTCTCATGGATGCCAGTTTACTTCAAGACTGTAAGTTGGTTTGACATgaataagttttgaaaagtgAAGTTATACTGAAAAATTGTGATGGACTTCTCTACCTGTTGGGTTGATGTAGGTGTTTAATGTGAACTTGAAACAAGCGGCCTGGTTTAGCGCCATTCCGTGGGGAACAATGGCAGTTTCTGGCTACTTTGCGGGCACTACGTCTGATGCTCTAATCAAATCAGGCTACCCTGTGACATTAGTCAGGAAGATAATGCAGGTTTTATTCCATTCCCATATTGTAGTATTAATAGAGTTAGAATGTATGcataacttttttattcaacagTCGCACAACAAAAACTATCTATGCAACTTAAGAATGTATGCATAACCTTTTTATTCAATCACTGAAGCAATGACATTCATTGGTGCTTAACAACAGTCAATTGGCTTCATCGGACCCGGATTAGCATTACTTTGTTTGAATTTTGCGACGACACCAACAGTTGCAGCAGTTTTGATGACAGTAGCATTGAGCTTGAGCTCATTTAGCCAAGCCGGCTTTCTCCTTAATATGCAAGTAAGCTTTTAAACAACCCTTCTTCACAAACAAACTGTTTGAAATGATTCCTTCTTATTTGTTGTTGGTTCAATCAGGACATAGCGCCTCAACATGCAGGTTTTCTCCATGGTATGCTTCTTGTTTATTCTCTCTCAGTAGATAAGAAATTTCATTTGTTAAGAAACATTACATTCTGAAACTTGTGTTGTGTTGAGCTGCAGGAATCTCAAACTCAGCAGGGACATTAGCAGCAATTGTGAGCACAATTGGAACAGGCTATTTTGTACAATGGCTTGGATCCTTCCAGGCATTCTTGACAGTTACAGCAATGATTTACTTCATGGCAGCTATTTTCTGGAATGTGTTTGCTACCGGGGAGCAAGTCTTTTAGGCTCATACGTTTCTGAATTCAGAAGGGCCCCTTCAGTTCAAAGTGAACCATATTTTTAGCTGCTGAAACCTGTGTGGAATGGGAAGAGGAGAGATTAATATGGGTGGAGccattttgatatatatatattttttcttttcttttataagtTAGAATTAAGTTGTTTATTCTTTGTTCCTGGGGTTAATGTACCCcatctttttgccttttttttttttttaatattaaaaaaatctgtTTACTCTACTCTCATTGTAAGTTAAagttaattggatttagatgtgAATAAAATACCGCACTCCTTCATGAAACGTAGAAACTACTACTTGCTTTCAATATTTCATGTTTCCTCtccagaaatatatatatatacatacatacatatatatatacatacatacaatacatatatatatacatacatacatatatatatacatacatacatacatatatatatacatacatacatacatatatacatacatacatatatatatacatacatacatacatatatatatacatacatacatatttcATCTTTGTGACAGATCAATTATTcattgaatgatgtatatgttattaCTTGTTAATTCACTTTTTTCATTTAAGTTCAAggatttgaattttcaatcttttaaGAAACTAAGTAAAGAATTGATTGGGTTTGTTTTGTAATCtcttatttataagaaaaacAAACCATGCAATTACAGTTAAATTTTGGGCAAAGTGTCTAATgaaatcttaaactttcaattttgttgaataaatctacattttttttttctttttttagtttaatgatcaaatagacacaaatttcaaagtttGTATACTAATAGCCCGTTTGAATTGACTTTTTAAGtgtttattaactttttttccACTTGGAAATACttatttaaacatttataaagtcAATCTAAACGTGCCCTAAGTTTCTACCTAcattatttggagaaaatttataatactcctATAGTACCTACTTTCtatattcaaatttgaaattttatttcataatgaATTGTTTAATATTGGTAAACTCCACACCATTATTAAAAGTATTGGCGTGACAATCAATTAATGAGAGTAGTACTCACTAAATTTTCCTTTGTTTGAGGTAGAGTTGGCAAAATTCCCACAAGGCGACGGAGAATCCCCAGTTTGATCGGGGATAGGGTCAAATCGGGGAACTCTAAGGGTCCTCGAACCGAGGATGGGGTGGAGATGGGGAGGGTATCCCCACCCCGAttaggtttatatatatatatatatattagatatttaatttttacatttagcctattttttaatttaatccaaTATAAATTCAATTAGAGTGTCCAAACTCAAATCAAATAGAATTTTagggaacttttttttttaaaaaaaaagagttctcatgagaaaataaaaggaaaacagGGAATGAGCCCTTGGAGTACAATCTCCCAACAGGGACGGGAGCCCTCCCTCGTTGTCAACTCTAGTTTGAAGAGTCAAATGCCAATAATTTATTAAGGGTAAGTCTtggatttttttccccttcacACTTGGgtaagaaaatcaagaaatttgTACTACTCCATTACTCTATTAGATCAAATTCTTTATAATGGTCATTATTAGtccttttttttctcaatatcTTTTAACTTGTTAGTTAATTCAATCTTCTTGTACATTCATCAAGGAGGAAAGTGAATGTTTCCAAATGATTAAAAGTGATGTCATTCTGAGTTTAAATTTTTGTGGGTAATACCAATTTAGGGAATTAACAGAGAGAAAGTGGGCTGAAGTTTGTATGATCTCAAATTCCCCAGATCAAATCCAACTTAAACCCTAGATTTACTTTGTGTTGTGATCCGAGGCCCAAAAACATTTTGCCGACATTTTGATTCAATTCTATTCAAAGTTCAAACCTCTGAAAATTTATGGCTTCAAAGAGTTTTCATAATTCCATTTGGTTGCGTGTGTGAAGTGAACAAGACGCCATAACCCACCTTCAATTTTCCACCAGCCTTTCAGACCAAGCAGTCTAATTAAATAAACCCATCTTGGTAGAGTTGGTGATTCAAATACCTTGTTACCTCAATTAGGTTTTCATGATCGATCGTCGAAACTCCAATTTCTGACTTGGGTTTCGAAATTTTGATCAGGGGTTCTTTAAAAATCCGCAAGATATCAGTTTTTGGTTTTCGTTTTTCAACTCTGAATTTATGAATTTCAGGAGTTTAGATGAGTTCTGGGTTTTCTACATGAACCAGCACTCTAAACCATCGACGAGACGTTGGCACTTTATTGGAACTctttcttcaatcttcttctttctatGCTCCTTATTGTTTAGCTGGTGGTTTCTGTTCTTTGTGCCATTAACTGGTTATGGATTCGCCTGGTATAGCCATTTCTTCGTTGAGGAAAATGTTCCTGCCTCCTTTGGCCATCCATTTTGGTCTCTTCTATGTGATTTCAAGATGTTT contains:
- the LOC120090127 gene encoding probable anion transporter 3, chloroplastic, encoding MATSSPPKPSTNSINYLSPNYPSRLSTKKPNLVNFSTTHSVFQSKWRIQLGFDRLRVAGERRASAAVVRCTAEGIERSIPFGRRSIGSTAEDRAAAAGIGFGLPERFKVVALTAFVMCLCNADRVVMSVAIVPLAAKYGWSSSFLGIVQSSFLWGYIFSSVVGGALVDRYGGKRVMAWGVALWSLATLLTPLAANHSTTSLLAVRAFFGLAEGVALPSMSTLLSRWFPSHERARAVGMSMAGFHLGNVVGLLLTPIMLSSIGVTGPFLLFSSLGLVWLMSWIPGVTNNPRESQNISTLELRLIEAGKVDSSHHNATHLPLSRLLSKLPTWAIIFANMTNNWGYFVLLSWMPVYFKTVFNVNLKQAAWFSAIPWGTMAVSGYFAGTTSDALIKSGYPVTLVRKIMQSIGFIGPGLALLCLNFATTPTVAAVLMTVALSLSSFSQAGFLLNMQDIAPQHAGFLHGISNSAGTLAAIVSTIGTGYFVQWLGSFQAFLTVTAMIYFMAAIFWNVFATGEQVF
- the LOC120089838 gene encoding uncharacterized protein LOC120089838; its protein translation is MNFRSLDEFWVFYMNQHSKPSTRRWHFIGTLSSIFFFLCSLLFSWWFLFFVPLTGYGFAWYSHFFVEENVPASFGHPFWSLLCDFKMFGLMLTGNMDREIKRLGKRPVLQAF